From the genome of Variovorax sp. RA8, one region includes:
- the serB gene encoding phosphoserine phosphatase SerB, whose translation MTNALREISPGLAIRRITPPLALADFKLIAFDMDSTLINIECIDEIADAVGKKAEVAAITEATMRGEIKDFKESLRRRVALLQGVPVSALQEVYDQRLRLNPGAEALVAACKAVGLKVLLVSGGFTFFANRVKERLGIDFARSNLLDEADGKLTGRVVVQSWGDICDGAEKRRTLLEVVSLLGISPAECIAVGDGANDLPMMGEAGLSVAYHAKPKVREEAMVAIDEGGLDRLLEVVR comes from the coding sequence ATGACCAACGCTCTTCGAGAAATCTCCCCCGGCCTCGCCATCCGGCGCATCACCCCGCCGCTCGCCCTCGCCGACTTCAAGCTGATCGCCTTCGACATGGATTCGACGCTGATCAATATCGAATGCATCGACGAGATCGCCGACGCGGTCGGCAAGAAGGCCGAGGTCGCCGCCATCACCGAAGCCACGATGCGCGGCGAGATCAAGGACTTCAAGGAAAGCCTGCGCCGCCGCGTGGCCCTGCTGCAGGGCGTGCCGGTCTCGGCCCTGCAGGAGGTCTACGACCAGCGCCTGCGCCTCAACCCGGGTGCCGAGGCGCTGGTGGCCGCCTGCAAGGCGGTGGGCCTCAAGGTGCTGCTGGTCTCGGGCGGCTTCACCTTCTTCGCCAACCGGGTGAAGGAGCGGCTGGGCATCGACTTCGCGCGCTCCAACCTGCTCGACGAGGCGGACGGCAAGCTCACCGGCCGCGTGGTGGTGCAGTCCTGGGGCGACATCTGCGATGGCGCGGAAAAGCGCCGCACGCTGCTGGAAGTCGTTTCGCTGCTCGGCATCTCGCCCGCCGAATGCATCGCGGTAGGCGACGGCGCCAATGACTTGCCGATGATGGGCGAGGCGGGGCTGTCAGTGGCCTACCACGCCAAACCCAAGGTACGCGAAGAGGCCATGGTCGCGATCGACGAAGGCGGCCTCGACCGATTGCTCGAAGTCGTGCGCTGA
- a CDS encoding tripartite tricarboxylate transporter substrate binding protein, whose product MVNRTGGSGVVGHQAIASAAPDGYTLGIVTVEIGMMRHAGLTQLSGADYTPLALMNFDANAIFVREDSPIKSAKELLDAAKASPGKLKASGTGQGGIWHLGLAQWLVDNKLPGNAIAWVPSQGAAPGLQDLMAGGVDVVSCSLPEARSLIDAGKVRPLLLLGAKPDAIFPKVPLYTDATGKTWNAGAWRGIAAPKGLPKEQTDQLAATLKKIFDGKAYQDFLASRGFGALYADRADFGKFMAEKDASFAVAMKAVGIAK is encoded by the coding sequence GTGGTCAACCGCACGGGCGGCAGCGGCGTGGTCGGTCACCAGGCCATCGCCTCCGCCGCGCCCGACGGCTACACGCTGGGCATCGTCACCGTCGAGATCGGCATGATGCGCCACGCAGGGCTGACGCAGCTCTCGGGCGCCGACTACACGCCGCTCGCGCTCATGAACTTCGACGCCAACGCCATCTTCGTGCGCGAGGACTCGCCGATCAAGAGCGCCAAGGAGCTGCTCGATGCGGCCAAGGCCAGCCCCGGCAAGCTCAAGGCCAGCGGCACCGGCCAGGGCGGCATCTGGCACCTCGGCCTTGCGCAATGGCTGGTCGACAACAAGCTGCCCGGCAACGCGATCGCCTGGGTGCCGAGCCAGGGCGCCGCCCCGGGGTTGCAGGACCTGATGGCCGGCGGCGTCGACGTGGTGTCCTGCTCGCTGCCCGAGGCGCGTTCGCTGATCGATGCCGGCAAGGTACGCCCCTTGCTGCTGCTGGGCGCCAAGCCCGATGCCATCTTCCCCAAGGTTCCGCTGTACACCGACGCGACGGGCAAGACATGGAACGCCGGCGCCTGGCGCGGCATCGCAGCGCCAAAGGGGCTGCCGAAGGAACAGACCGACCAGCTCGCCGCCACGCTCAAGAAGATCTTCGACGGCAAGGCCTACCAGGACTTCCTGGCCTCGCGCGGCTTCGGCGCCCTCTATGCCGACCGCGCCGATT